A part of Bacillus thuringiensis genomic DNA contains:
- a CDS encoding DUF3854 domain-containing protein, whose protein sequence is MNYNIQKGQFRLTSAYPRGSWWEFYRVTCPICHDTGNCMLHVSQEKVACTRVESKWIYGKNTGNPSYIHYINGKDKYQLPEAEEVQIHDKKSNEELDVFNRKLMDFIPLQEHHHTHLLKDRKMTEEQIQVRQYRSFLKQQIVLEEDNTYTTVWEQLFKQIGEKNCWQGVPGFYEMKKGQLSLRLMSGSPGILIPFRNQYNQIVGWQVRVDEVKNSVHVKSAPTGVQAELIEQPNVVKITKNGDCIFEGELEVSKKVEIPFQEGQIVVKIHKGQKYLWLSSANKNQGTGAGGSENPLPVHVAVPSSHLKHWNSGTLHQTKSVMITEGPMKADLIADLLPERFNKEEISEIGTTVLAIPGVNAWRIAMPVLKDMGVEKVYLAFDADLVENKKVRKALIDFATELKRMGYNVIIAAWNPTQGKGLDDAMQAFFKPVFRTI, encoded by the coding sequence ATGAATTATAACATTCAAAAAGGTCAATTTCGTTTAACGAGTGCTTATCCAAGAGGTAGCTGGTGGGAATTTTACCGTGTTACGTGTCCGATTTGTCATGATACAGGTAATTGCATGCTGCATGTTTCGCAAGAGAAGGTAGCATGTACACGTGTAGAAAGTAAATGGATTTACGGAAAAAACACGGGCAACCCAAGCTACATTCATTACATAAATGGAAAAGATAAGTATCAATTGCCTGAGGCGGAGGAAGTTCAAATTCATGATAAGAAAAGCAATGAAGAATTAGATGTGTTTAATCGTAAGTTAATGGATTTCATACCATTACAGGAGCATCATCATACACATTTATTAAAAGATAGAAAAATGACTGAAGAGCAAATACAAGTACGTCAATATCGATCTTTCTTAAAACAACAAATTGTGTTAGAGGAGGATAATACGTATACCACAGTTTGGGAACAGTTATTTAAGCAGATTGGTGAGAAAAATTGCTGGCAGGGTGTGCCGGGATTTTATGAGATGAAGAAAGGTCAACTTTCTCTTCGTTTGATGTCAGGATCTCCTGGTATATTGATCCCTTTTCGAAACCAGTACAATCAAATTGTTGGATGGCAGGTTCGTGTGGATGAAGTGAAAAACTCCGTTCATGTGAAATCGGCACCTACTGGAGTTCAAGCGGAATTAATCGAGCAGCCTAATGTTGTAAAGATAACTAAAAATGGTGATTGTATCTTTGAAGGCGAACTAGAAGTGAGCAAAAAGGTAGAGATTCCATTTCAAGAGGGACAAATTGTTGTAAAGATTCATAAAGGACAAAAGTATCTGTGGCTCTCATCAGCAAACAAAAATCAAGGGACTGGTGCAGGTGGTAGTGAAAATCCACTTCCTGTACATGTAGCGGTACCGAGTTCTCATTTAAAACATTGGAATTCTGGTACATTGCATCAAACTAAATCAGTAATGATCACAGAAGGACCTATGAAAGCCGATTTGATTGCTGATTTGCTTCCAGAGAGATTTAATAAAGAGGAGATTTCTGAAATAGGAACAACGGTTCTTGCGATTCCTGGTGTAAATGCTTGGCGAATTGCTATGCCTGTATTAAAGGATATGGGTGTAGAAAAAGTCTATTTAGCGTTTGATGCGGATTTAGTAGAGAATAAGAAAGTAAGAAAAGCTCTTATAGACTTTGCGACAGAGTTAAAGCGAATGGGTTATAACGTAATTATTGCAGCATGGAACCCAACACAAGGGAAAGGTCTCGATGATGCAATGCAAGCTTTTTTCAAGCCCGTTTTTCGCACAATATAA